Proteins encoded by one window of Chryseobacterium foetidum:
- a CDS encoding primase-helicase family protein, translating to MSQKIPYIRVGTTYYKVIEKPLISGDKTSVLVRWNRETIVSDHGKSYVSNVPKFDGFCCIPEHLNYQQIVQGFYNIYNEIPFAPSSESEDLKTKIQFSLNFVAHIFGEQLEMGLDYLKILLQFPTQILPILCLVSKERATGKSTFIKWLREIFGLNMTYIKGDSFGSQFNSDWAAMLLVAIDEVFFDKKEITERLKYLSTTNKDKLEAKGKDREEIDFFAKFILCSNNEENFIQIDENEIRFWILKINPIKTENTEFLNNLIYEIPYFLRFLIERPFSTEKKTRMWFSADEIRTKALQKLVFKNNNKLESKIIELLYEFFESNNDEEINVVPQDLLNMINRMFRPTYWTRNDIRNLLKETWKLNPQNNGLTYIRYDLDFAGIFYQNNSVGRYFTIKKDFILNKRVEMLN from the coding sequence ATGAGCCAAAAAATCCCCTACATCCGAGTTGGAACCACCTATTATAAAGTGATAGAAAAGCCATTAATTTCTGGCGATAAAACTTCAGTTTTGGTTCGCTGGAATCGAGAAACAATTGTGAGCGATCACGGAAAAAGTTATGTTTCAAATGTTCCAAAATTTGACGGTTTCTGTTGTATTCCGGAGCATTTAAATTATCAACAAATCGTTCAGGGTTTCTATAATATTTACAATGAAATTCCCTTTGCTCCTTCATCTGAATCGGAAGATTTAAAAACTAAAATTCAATTTTCTTTGAATTTTGTAGCGCACATTTTCGGTGAACAACTGGAAATGGGTTTGGATTATTTAAAAATTCTCTTACAATTTCCTACGCAAATTCTACCGATTTTATGTTTGGTGTCCAAAGAACGGGCTACCGGAAAATCAACATTTATCAAATGGCTGAGAGAGATTTTCGGATTGAATATGACTTACATCAAAGGCGATTCTTTCGGAAGTCAATTCAACAGCGATTGGGCAGCAATGTTGTTGGTAGCAATCGATGAAGTTTTTTTTGATAAAAAAGAAATTACAGAAAGACTCAAATATCTATCTACGACCAATAAAGATAAGTTGGAAGCCAAAGGTAAAGACAGAGAAGAAATCGATTTTTTCGCCAAGTTTATTCTTTGTTCCAATAACGAAGAGAATTTTATTCAAATCGATGAAAATGAAATTCGATTTTGGATTCTGAAAATCAATCCAATCAAAACGGAAAACACTGAATTTTTGAATAACCTGATTTACGAAATCCCTTATTTTCTTCGGTTTTTAATCGAAAGACCATTTTCAACGGAGAAGAAAACAAGAATGTGGTTTTCCGCCGATGAGATCAGAACAAAGGCACTTCAGAAATTAGTTTTCAAAAACAACAATAAACTCGAATCTAAAATAATAGAATTGCTTTATGAGTTTTTTGAAAGCAACAATGATGAAGAAATTAATGTCGTTCCGCAAGACTTGCTGAATATGATAAATAGGATGTTTCGCCCAACTTATTGGACAAGAAATGATATCCGAAATCTTTTAAAGGAAACTTGGAAATTGAATCCACAAAATAATGGTTTGACCTACATCAGATACGACCTTGATTTTGCAGGAATTTTCTATCAAAACAATTCGGTGGGTCGCTATTTCACCATAAAAAAGGATTTTATTCTTAATAAACGTGTTGAAATGTTGAATTGA